TCAGCTCCATGAACATCTGTGTATGCTTCCAATCATCAAATCTGTTGATTAATTGTTTCAAGTCCAAATATCGTGATAAGATTTGTTGAATAGATCTAAGAAATTGCAGATCTGATaatcaaaatctaaaaaaacttaaataaagAAATTGccatttctttctttcatctctttcttcttcttctctagTTTTCCTAtgagataatttcagaaacctcccttgaggtctTTGACAACATCTCCTAGCACACCTAAACTTTAAAAAATATCACTTGCCTCCCttattttcaaacttttgtaACATTATCAACCCCATTCAAAATATGATACTAAAAAACTCAtatttggaatgtatatataatttgaattttgaaattatccttttgTTATattcttttaattgttataacAAACTCATTTGAAATCCCTCGGTGTTTGAAAATTTACCAATTTACTTCTTTAATGGAAAATTATAAGTTTTTTGTGGGGTTGGGAGATCCtttaagaaaatttattttataatttggACGAAAGATGTTTAAAATTTACAACTTATGAATAatttacaaaacacaaaaaattcaTCCATAATACTATATAAATGAAATAACTTTTTTCTGCATCTTGAGAGCatttcaaattaatttttttagccATGTCAAATAAGTTATAAATGCAATTTTAAacacttttccttttttttttatttccaagCCATCGATatggataaaaaaaatgaaaatgctaaataatatataaaatttcttgaattcacTCAAAATAGCTTACATAAAAGGAAAGATTTCTTTATATGGTAACTTAATAGGCACCTAATTCGCATATCAAACAAATAAAGGTGGATCTAACATTAACGTTTTAAAATCATAATCAACCACCTAAATTACAAATTTTAGTGGAAGAAATCTACTCTTCTACCAAAATAATCAACCCCCTAttgtagcaaaaaaaaaattgagtcctaaaaaagacaaaaaaaaatgtttttctaGTTTGAAAACattttaaataaatttctttttttgtatTTACGTCATCATACTTTTGTCTCTATTTTTAACTTTTGATTAatatactttttattttgtaataGTGAGACAACCAAAGGGTAATGTTGGAAAGAAACTATGTTCTCTTTCTTAAAATGAATAATTTAATAGTATATTTTGAATTAAAATGTTGAAAATAAGGGAGCtaagtgaaatttttgaaatattattagAAACCTTAAGgaaagtttctgaaattattcctAATCCTAagaatctttttcttcttctttgatcCCCCAAGGTTGAGCTTAAAGGAATCCAACCCAAGTGCTAGGGGGAAGTTAGGAAGTTGCGTTCCACCATCTAATCAAAGTAAGTCTAGTTGTCTAATTAGTTTAATTGTGATTTAATTTGGATTGGATGTTGGGTTGATGATGAATTGAATATTGGGTATGGTGGATTTTCGGTTGGTtttcttgaatcttttgttagGCTATACTTTTGAGATGTTTTTTacttcttgattttggttggaGACGGAGTGTTTGCCTAGAATGCAGTTTAAGAGAGTTTTTGGCTGTTTCAAGAGATGAAAAATCTTGGGTAGAAATTGAACGATTTGAATTCACTACATTAATTTTAAGTTTATTATGCAATAATATAATTATGGGGTACAAAATTATGTATTTGGATGACTATGGAGGCTTAGAGATGATTTAAGGTAAAAATAGAACATGGGAACCAAAACTGGAACTCATCTCTGTCTCGAATCCATCCCCTGAATCCGTCATCGGATTCTTTGCGGATACTTGGATTGCATTCGGCTCAATGCACTGTCATACTGTAATATTTTGGTCATATGTTGACATAAAAACCTCAGATTTAAGTGCCATTGGTTACATTGGAAACTAAGCTAAACTCAAAGGCCTTTAAGTACATGTAAAGATTTCACTCCAATTATAAGAATCGGTGAACCTTTAAAACTGACCCTTGTGTTGTTCTCTTCATTAATTTCTTCGCCACAGAGGAAATTTCAGATTACCTTTTCCGTCCTAAATAAAAGAATTATATACTTGTATACATGCAAATGGGaggcctttttttttccctcgtCTTCCGTGTCTTGTAAACAAGTGATATTTCTTTGTAGCCTTGGTAACTTGTATTGATATGGTTCTTTTCAACATGCCAACAGGAGAGAATTTTACAATTTGTCAGACTTGCAAAGCGTATTCCGTTCAGGCGTACATCTGTGGTATCACAATGGTCTAAGAAGTTCGGGCTAGTAAAGTAGTACAATCTGAAGTTCATGGAAGATATGCAGCGTGGAACAAAACTACCAATAGGGCCATTGCTTTACTGCTGTCCGGTGAAGGAAGGAATTTTATTCCTGCTTGATGCTGGCAATGAACAAAATGAACGCATGACTTTCATATGAGCTGGAATTAATGCATGTGGCATTTCATTCGATCCACATTTGAGCAACAAAATGCGCCATGGGATCAGACATGACTGCTTTGACTACCGTCCTTTAGCAGAGCAAATGCAAGCATCCGAAAAGCAAAGCTTACCAGGTTCTTTTCTCCAGAAATACACCAGACAGTTCATCTACAAAGCGCCTCCAACTTTACCGTTCCCGTAGAGTGGATGGAAGCCTCTACAACTTTTAGCGTCTGAATAAGTTTCCATAGACCAGATGACAGAATACTATAGGCTATATAACAACCAAAGTTGTTTTTTAAGTTTTTCAATGTCCCGACAATACAACTTTATTCAAACTCACAAGGAAGACCGACCACACGAATATTAACTGCCGCTTTTATCATTCATTAGGAaacctagtttttttttttttttggattcccAGATTTCTCAAAAAGCAGGCAGCACATATTTTTCAGGCCAATTCACATGTTGGAACATGTAAATGGTTTCTAAACCCGAACAAACTGTTACATTCGGGAGATCAACAATGGGACGGAGATTGGCGGGTCCTCGCCCATCACTGGATGGAGTATATCCAATTCCCCATATCTTTCCAAGACACGCATCCTGCAATCCTCAGCAGCCAATAGACCAGTGGAGTATGCTCCATGTACAGAACCTGGGTACTCGAAACTAGTTGCTTCCCCAGCAAAAAATAAGTTATCCACGGGGATCCTTAGCCTCTCATACAGATCATGGGGTTTACCCACCATATCATAGCTGTAGGAGCCCAGTGTGTTTTCATCTGCGCCCCAATGAGAAACAAGGTACTGAATCTGCAAATTTACCAACAAAAATGTCACTGCTAATATGAAAAAAGACTTAAAACAGTAGTTAACACCTATTGCAGAATTCAATGACGACTGTTTTCATGTTTTGCTTTGCTAGAGCTCAAATATCCCCGCACGAAGGTGACGAAAGCAGAAGTATTTCGAAAGATACCCAGACGCCTAGTAAATTTCAGATATCCCACGTCAGGTTTATCATCAAGTTCAATTACTTGTGAGAACGTTACTAAGCCACAGACAAGGAAGACAACATCTCGAGAAATCTTGCTATGATAACCATTCAACCTTTGCCTAATAGTGGATTTTTATGCGAAATTCTAGACAACAGAATGCATACTTAGTCCATCCGAGTAACCACCCTTTTTCTTTAACAtagataaaaagaaaataattacaaaaatGGTAAAGAATGTCACTGGAATCCTTGAAGTGCAGCTTCAAAGATTACTATAATAGCTTTCTTAACCACAATATTGACTGATTGTACCGGCTTGAAGAAACAGGCTGAATTATTTTCAACCAAACACAAAATGTAACTTTAAGCCCAGAACAATTATATATCGTGCCAAAATGTTCAACTCGGGTCAGAAAAAGATCATATTAACATGGCTCTCCAACccacccccaccccccccccccccaaaaaaaaaaaaaaaaaaacctctctcccaaagaaccaaaaaaaaaggcaaataCAAGTCATAATGCCTCGGTAATCACAGAAGCTAGACCACAGAAtcaacataaaaataaaagaatctaTAAGCAAGCAAAGGAACATGGGCATAAGATAAGTAATGAGTTGCAAAATTTACCGGTTCAGAAGCGTTGGGAAGGATTCTCTTCAGCTGCATGTAAGCAAAACTAGCAGCAGCCTCATCTGACATTTTCTCAATGTCGCGGGCCAATTGCCCAGCAGGCATATAAACAAGGACGGAATGACCAGTGGCCTTATGTAGATTAAGAAAGTAACTGCACTCGTAAGAAGACTCTGCAACCACTCCCAAGAACTCtacatttggccaaaacaccgTCTCAAAGTGTAAAACTATCTTGTTCTCAATACCTATTCCGAGGTCATTGATAGCTGCCTCCTTCCACTCTGGTAATCTCGGCTCAAATTTGATACGGTTTGATTTAAGAACACCAAGAGGGACAGCCACAATAGCAGCATCTGCTACGAAAGTTCTCCCATCTTCCACAGTTACTTTGACTCCATGGTAACGTCTTACAATTTTTGTAACCCTTtaggagaaaaaaaattgactaaCTGCTTGATTATTGGGAGTAAcaagcaagaaattaaggaaatatGGTATGGTAAAGTAAGAAATCAAGTCAATTACCTATGACCCAAACGAATGTCAAGACCTTTGGCAAGGGTATTTATAACCGGAAGATAACCCCTGACCATAAGTCCATGTCCACCAGGAAGCAACTCCTCCTGCAAATACGAAATACAAGGTAAACAAGTCAAGGTTCAGGGTGTCATTTTACCATTGTTTAACACATAGGTAGTCATTCGCAAAAGAGATTCTATCTTCCAAATCCTTCCCTACCCCTGAGATCcagcaaaagaagaagaaacgtCCACATAAAAATACAGCTAAAGCACTAGGCGAAGAAACTAACCTGGTCCCAGCATTTAAGTGATATGGTCTCAGCATCTGCAGCAAACCAGCCTTCCATTCTACACAGGTACCATTGCAATACCTTATAATCAAGCCCCTCCAACCTGTACCACTATGCATTAGAAGCTTTAATAAACTGTACCAAAAATAAAAGCATTTAAAGTACAAGGATTTCGAGTTCAACCTTAAATCTGGCCTCCTTTCGAAAACAATAGAGATTGCACGAGATATTGGCATATCTTCCCTAAAATCTTGCCTGACTAAGTCCGTCTGCACAAGACGACAGCATAAATCAACAAAAAAATATGCACACAAGAAAAGAATGTTGGTGATATTTTGATGTGTAACAAAAACGATTTCAATTAGCCAAAAGCTACGGAAGAGAAATAGGGAAAGCACGTGCCTCCTTCAGAATGCTCTCAAATATCTGTCCAACCTTTGACACTAAATCCTGTGCAACTTGATTTCCATCCATATCAAAAAGCGCATAgctgaataaaaaaaaaatcaccttATATAGCATAGAAGATAGTCATGAAACAAGAATTGATAAATAAATTCAAAAAGcagtaaaaaggaaaaagataacAGCTTCTTCTTGTGGTTATGGTTAACCTTATTCTATTATGAGGTGTCTGTTAATTAGGGATCGAATGAAACTCATACTACCTGAACCAAGTGCAGTATTCCATCAGAGCAATGACTAAATAGGAAAGGGCAAGTGAGATTGAATCAAGTGCCAAGAATCAAAATATGCAGACCGCAAGGAGAAACTTTAGATGTCTTAGTCAAAGGCTTAAAACCAATACGTACATTGTTACGTTAAGCTTATCTAAAATGACATGTCGCAAGGAAATCCATAAAGATCAATTACTTTACAACAAAATCTCTCTTATTCTGCAACATATAATGCGTACAGAATATGCAAATTGAAAAGGAAAGGACAATAATGCAAACCTCTCCAAATCATGGTCATATAAAACTGAGTTGTCACCACTTGTTCGATAGAGAGGTAATCCTAGTCTCCCTATAACAGGTGCCAGTGGATTCTCTTTGCACACCCCATGTAACCTAGCATAAGAAAATGGAATTTTAAccgaaaagaaaagcaaatgaTATCTGTCTAATGCATCCAAAAGATCAAGATATGAAGAGAAGatacagtttttttttcctgatcaggtttttttcttggttttggggtttttggtgtgtggggggggggggggcctGTTCTACATACCAGGATGCACCAAGATCAACTGGAAAACCAAATGAGTAATCAGTATGAACTCGACCACCGATT
Above is a genomic segment from Coffea eugenioides isolate CCC68of chromosome 5, Ceug_1.0, whole genome shotgun sequence containing:
- the LOC113772301 gene encoding polyamine oxidase 2 codes for the protein MDSRDKRSNPQLQKALCYSNVERRHASSPSVIVIGGGFAGIAAARALYDASFQVTVLESRDRIGGRVHTDYSFGFPVDLGASWLHGVCKENPLAPVIGRLGLPLYRTSGDNSVLYDHDLESYALFDMDGNQVAQDLVSKVGQIFESILKETDLVRQDFREDMPISRAISIVFERRPDLRLEGLDYKVLQWYLCRMEGWFAADAETISLKCWDQEELLPGGHGLMVRGYLPVINTLAKGLDIRLGHRVTKIVRRYHGVKVTVEDGRTFVADAAIVAVPLGVLKSNRIKFEPRLPEWKEAAINDLGIGIENKIVLHFETVFWPNVEFLGVVAESSYECSYFLNLHKATGHSVLVYMPAGQLARDIEKMSDEAAASFAYMQLKRILPNASEPIQYLVSHWGADENTLGSYSYDMVGKPHDLYERLRIPVDNLFFAGEATSFEYPGSVHGAYSTGLLAAEDCRMRVLERYGELDILHPVMGEDPPISVPLLISRM